The DNA region AACATTGGTCTCTACATAACTTTGCTCTCTCCATTTAGCATCTGACAAATAGAGTACTTGAAATATTGTAAGATGGAAACTGCTGGTCAACAGTGACTTCTATTCTTTCTTAAAATGTCCCTGTTTCAAAAACCCTGATAAAAAAATGAACCCAGGTGGATCAAATACTAAGTAGAGGCACCGGGACTCATCTCTATCTTTCTAGGTTAATCTtcgaaaacagatttttaaaattgtGCAAGTCTAGTCCCGTGCCACTGCTTGAAGTCTATTTCCAGACTGAGATTAGATGTGACTGTTGTCTCTACACCATGCATTCCCTTGGCCACTACACCCCTCACAGGCACAGAGGTCAAGGCTTTGAGACAGCCAAGAGAAACCCCGGACGTTGATCTGCAAAGCTCAGTGAACCCCACCCTGACATACTTTCCTTCGGCTGGCGGACATGACCCTTGCGGCCCTGGGTGCTGTAACGAGCACTGCAGAACGCCACAGAGGAATGAGGATGCACGCGAGCCTGCAACAGCCTGTCCTGCCGGGAAGGAACACACAGAGCGGCATATTgacggggggaaaaaagccactgAATATCAATATGTGCTATTTGGTGGTGACGAGTGAGCTATCCAATCTCTGGCTATATGAAGCAAAAAGATTGCCTGTTTAACTCGGCAGACAACCATTAGTCCCACCCATTCCTGAATTTCCCCCTTCTTGACAGTTCTGCAGAGAGCAGGAGCCCAACGCTGAGTCCCTACAGCAGGAAAACACCGAAGGAGAATGTCACAGACACTATTCTGTATTTTCAACAGTGGAAGCAACACTTCTGGATACAGATGTACACGAACTATTTCAAAGGGAGCCCTCTGAGATTAGGTATTGTACTCAGGTTTACTTAATGTACTTTAGACAGCTGTTTTAGGAAACCAAATCCTTGCTTTACAGACATAACAAATGTACTCATTGTGGGAATTATGGCGTTTATGATTTTCTCCTCGTAAGCAGGTACTTACTATATGAAGCATATATGTGgcatttttcttcccatttaaaGTTCATTATAAGCACTTTATGCTTTAGAAAATGCTCTGAGCTCACCTATCAGATTTTCAATCAAAACAGCTTGGTGTCTGGTAGGGGCAGCAGAATTGGTCGATTTATTTCATAAAACTTTATGTACAAAGCAGCAATATCCATGAACTTAATGGTGAGAATATAGAGTCTACAGGGGTAATTTTTATTACAATTTATAGCAAGATTACCCATACTCCACAGTTTTCAGATTTTATTGAGATTTTATGGGACTATATGGCTAGAACAGTTAACTGCACCCAGCATAGCTGTGGTTCACAGGGAATGGGAATTGGCATTGAACACACAGTGTAACTAATCTACCAGACAATATTAATTGCTATGATCCAATCAAAGGCAATATGTAAAATCATTTCGCCAGTCAAATAATTTGCCATAAACCTGTAGTAAGAATAGGTATATGTAAAAAATATAGAGGTGAAGTGATTGCATGGATATAATATATGCACATATTTAAGCATTTCTGTCATCAGGTTGTATACATAAACATACAAtaccatttttttcaaaacaaaggaCTTTCCTCATTCTAAGCTATTTGAACACCATGAGACCTCATCTACGCAAAAATCGAACTACTGAAACTATTGAGATTTAAATCTCACTGAGCATTCAATACACAAATGCTCCATCACCAAATATAATATGAAACAGGGAAAAGAATAAGGACAGAatacattaaatattaaataaaatactgtgTAGTCACTACAAAATAGTAAGAGATTGTAACTAGCACATTTCAACAGTCTAGAGATATTTTAGACATCAGGAAGTTTTCAGTAGGTTGGTCCAAGTcacaacaaaacccaacaaaggGATAAAATAAATGAGAAGTTTATGCGTGTGTTCAGCTGGATCCAAATTTGTATGATAAAAGCAACTAGATCAAAGCTAAATGCTGGTGAGAGTATAGAACTAAAGGACCAGAAGCATTCTTGGTGTGAAAGACAAAGAATTAATACTTTCCAATAGGTGCAGGGATTCAAGATGTTGAAATGGCCTTCCTAATCCTCCTTAGGTTTGGCTTCAAAAATAAAGTTGTAATACTTGATTTCCTTCCCCAAACCTGTTGCTAGTTAACAACATACATGATGGTAAATCTGTTGTTGATAAATCTTAAAAGAGCGTGTTCTTCTATAATGAATCAGTAAATCCATATGACGGAAAATCAAAAGTTGACATTAGTAAGTCACTACATGTGACTTTTCTGGAGGCGGAAGTGAAGGACTGTTTACGGGGACTCCTCATACTCATCCCCAGTAATTTGGTCTTAAACAACCTCCTTCTCAATTTCAAGAAGCAAAGCATCTCCAACCTGTATTTTAACTCTCCATTCTGGTAAGAATTACTATTTACACTAGTCCTTAAATACAAGAACCATCTCTAGTACCACAGGTTGCACCCTAAACACAAGCCTTTCTTCTGCCTGTTTCGCCTCCTGGCTGGTCATTGTCAATCTGCTTCTCCTTTCCGAGAACCACTTGTATTTCTTCCAGTCAAACTGAGGGAACAGAGGGAAAGGAATCAACTTACAAACATTTTGGGGAGTAGGTAGACAGGTTGGAATACGTACAGCCTCAAAAGATCTTTGGGTGTAGCAGCCAAAAATTACAGCTGAACCAGAAACTCTCCACCCCAATGGAATTTAAATCCAAAACAACGACTTACTAAAATGTAGAAAGGCTAATCATTTCACATGAAATGAAAAGGCAATAGTTCTGGCTTTAATTAAGCCTTTCTTCCATAACATAATTTATACAAACAGACCATAAAATCTGATCTTTAAACATATGGATGGGTTCTTAAATTTCTAGCTTTGTACTACAAATTACATTTACTTCTACGGAATACATAAGCATTACAGTAGGCAGAAATAAAAagctatgttttaaaaatatggcaGTGGAAAACTTAATCTAGTAGTATTATCTGTTTTAAGTCCCCAAAATATCTGTAGCAATGAGTACTGCATTTACAACTCATTAATATATATAAACAATTAGAAATATGGAATGCATAAGCTGTAAAAAGATGCAATCCAGGCATTTCTGCTGGGTAAACATGCAAACAGGGTAACATGAAAATAGTCTGTGATAATGTTATAGATAGCATTACAATGTTTATGTTCCTGGGAAGCAAACTGAAGTTCAGTTGGCAAACTTAAATCTGTAATGTTCTGATTTCTTGATTTTGCAACTggctttattttctgaaaacttaaaaacctgtaatactgaaaaaaaaaagccaacccccccaaaaaaacagaaataccaaAGTTGCACAAGTCCTTGGTGTGCCATCATCAGGGTGGAGTTTCTAAAACGCCCTTCAGTTAATAGAAGCTCCGAGCTATGGAGAACAACTATTAGGGATATTATCTTTGACAAAATCTGCCGCTAGAGGGACATGATTTGCCAGCAGTATTCATGGACATCATTTGAAAGCAAAGCAAGGGAAAAACTCAGGATAACAGGACCAGAGCTAACAGGGGAACATGTTCCTACCACGCCAGGCCCTTTTGCTCCCATCTATCTGAGCCTCTCCTTGTTCCTCTACTCCACAAATTCTGCCTTTATCTCTTTCCTATGTTCCTCTTGCCATACTCTTGTTTTTCCCCATTCCTGCCTCCTCTCCTTTCCTACCTTTCCTCCTGAATGTGTTCACGCACCCAAACCCTTCTCACAACTTctgccctccttctccctccctttcatcCTGTGTTTACCCTTGCTCCTCTCCCCACTGCCCAGCCCATTCCTACCTCCTCTGCAAGCTTCTCATTGCCTTTCCCCATGCAGAATTTTTATGCTTTACCCCTTACTTCCCTCCTCTTAAGGGGATTCAGATTTTTTGCAGACCTCCAGTGTTGGCCAAGTTTCTGCAAATGCttatgaagattaaaaaaaagacaacagtcCAAACTGAACTTGAGGTTCATGGCACCAAAGCACAGAGGTTCTAGAGCCTGGCACCAACAAAAGCTGGAATAAATTTTTCAGCATGGAAAATGCTACATTTTTCTCTATTCTCAGTCTCAGGAAGAATGGAACAGTTTTTCCCAAAACTTTcctcacaaagaaaaaaagaaaaaagaatctgcCTGAGGCAGACATGTGACATGGAAAAAGTTAGCCTAAATAGTTAACATATAGACAAACTTCAAGCAACTGAAGACAGGGTTTTAATGGAAACTGTCAGGCCACCTTACCTACAGGTGTTGATATCTGCTGTGCCTCTAATTATACCTTTTAGCAGTACACACCATTGCTGAACAGGGACTAAAAAGGGGGGGAAACCCAGTTCCCAGAAGTTCCCAGCTTTTCATGGGATTTTAACGCACTGGGGTCCAGGGGTGTTGGGAGCAGTGGAGGGGCACCTGCACTGGGAGCAGCTGCCTCTGCCCTGGCAGGGACCCGCATGGTGTGAGAGGTGTGGGCTGTGCATGTAACTGTGAGCGTAACCTCTTGGAATCAGCTATAGAAAGGTGTTTAGAAATTTGTAGGTGTTCAGTAACAATTTGTAAACGTCTAGTGTTGTATCCTGAATGTATAGTTTAATGATTAGAGGTTAATTATGTGTTGTTAATAAGTTCCTAAACAGTTTTGATCCTGATTTTGGTTTAAACTAAGTGTTTTGAGAGGATTTTGTCCTGCAACAAGCATCAGCCTAACAAAATGGTGCTTTTACAGCATGATACCAAGGGTTCCCGATGCCTCTCCCGGGGCACAGTGGGCAGCACATCATGTGGCACAGGACCTGATGGGATATTGCCAGAGCTCATGGATACAGAGGCTAATTCTTTGCAAACCCATCTGGTTTTCAGTTTGATTTAATGGGAAAACTTCCAAGTGAAATATATGAGAAAGAAGGCAGGGCAGAGAGCAGAAATGAGCAACACATTTGGAGGCGGAAAAGCAGATCTGAGACTCATCTGAAAGAAGGTGTGACTGGAAGTGACAGCATGAATGATGCCATGAGAAGGAAGTGTCGTGGCACAGAAGGAGATGACAGGACAGGttagaaatattaatagaaaagaagggagagatgaAGCAGAGCTGCTGAAACAAACTCAAAAGCATAGTCAGCATGGTAAGAAGGACCAgaaaagtggagaaaaagagggggaaaataaaGGAGGAGATAATGATTTCTTGtgctgaagggaaaaagagaattcaaacaaatgatgaaaaaaaaatttgcttgaaCTCTCTAGAAAGCAGCCATTAGGAGAACAATTTTGCTGGAGAGAAAGGAAGGTGGACTGTATGGTTCCTGGGATGGATTGGGCTCCtctaatgagatgggaagatagAGGGAGATGGAGGTGGCCTGAGAAGAAGTTTttacaataaaattaaaaatgaaatgtttgtacTCATGcctggaaggaagaagaaaattcagTATGAGAAGATAAAactgggagaggggagggagtaACAGGGGAAAATCTCTCTTTATACATCCTGTTTCTTGCACTCTTCCATAAGTACCTGCTACTGGAAGTACCAAGAAATAGGCTTGAACTTTGGTCTGACCTAGTCTGGCCATTTTAGCACTGAAAGTATCTCTGTTTAGGAAACTACCTAAGTTTCATTCAATTCAAAAGGACTTAGATAAAGGCTAATGTAAAGTATAACCTTAAGTGCTTCCCAACCACACCCCTATATCATTAACATGGTCTTTGACTTAGACCCAAAGCAGAAATAATAGAGGGATTATGGGACAAATGTTGCTGATACTGTGGATTGACTGTATCTCAGCatgcttattttctcctttctgaaaATGATCAACATTCATTCATGTAGAAGTTGAAAGTAGTGACTTTAGATAATTCTGAATCTGCATTTCTCCTTCAGCTGGCTAGAGGATTAGCGATCAATTCAATTTGACAGTAGTGTCctgttaccatccaagtttatttatttcttgttttcacCAAAAAAGCTGATCATTGAATGGAAGTTAGTTTGTGCATGTATGGAAAGCATTCAATCAGTTAATTTATGCAACAtcactgtattttattatttatattgtattatattaaaaaaagaaaaatatacaccAGTAAAAGCTAACAAAAGATAACTACCTAGAGTGAATTTTTGCTTGTTATTCTTCTATTATATTTATTCAAATTAACCTGAACATTTATATCAAAAGAAGTAGTGATAGCAAAATGGGTACaactgatgagaaaaaaaaattaaaagaaagcttaatcccttctttttctttagcTGTACATTAATAGGTGCAGCAGGGCTGGTTAATGATCTCTGCCAATAATAGCACAAAGAAGAGATTGTCAGGGCAGCTCAGGAAGTCTGAAGCTCATGGGCTGAAATCCCTACAGCACATTAAATTCTGGAATTTTGTTGATGAAACTGGGGTAGTGAATTTCCAGTTTTGCAAGCTCAGGAGGTATTTCCCATAAGAGGCGACTATTACCAAAGCCAGTTAGcacctttgaaaagaaaacaaacaggaaaaattcCTGATGAGCTCAAAGTTAGATGCAGCTCAAAGCTCCAAAACCAAAATACAGACCaaaacttcttttttccccccctcaaacAACATGGTGCACCATATTGCtttcatttgtaatttttaatataatGGCACAAGCTCCTAAAATTATGTCACTGTATGAAGTGTAATAAAATGCCTTAAACCATCACTTCCAGGCCATAAACAAAAACCAGATATGCTGTGAGTGAGTTTCCTACGGTCTAAGCCTGTCAGGAGGACACATTCCATATGCAGGCTAGGGCATCGAGGGAATGGGAGGGGGGCAACCAAGGATTTATGGACAACATGATGCTATTAAACATCAGAATGACTCATCACTGTAGTTGAATACAGTCACCAGTACATCAAAATCAGACATGAGAGTTGAAGAAAAAAGGTCTTTTAGCTGTAGAGATCTGTTCATTATGCAATTAGATACACAAGAGATGTTACAATATATTTTAGTCTCAGAAGCCCTAAAAGTGAGGTTATCTGTCAGTACCCTCCCTTCCCAGCAGCAACACCTCATTTTGGCAGAGAATTAGCTGTATTTTATTCATCCATACACCAAGAACCTTGAAGTGAGTCTCTCTCATTCTCATGTTCCCACTATTTTCACTAAGGTCTCCTTTATAAAGCAGCACTTTTCAAAGTATCTGGGCacatctgttttctcttttcctcctccaccCATCATGTCACCATCTCTAACCATTTTTTGCTCCCTCGGTAGCTAATATAGTTAATACTTTCTCACTTTTTCTTGCTATTCAGCTCcccttttctgtgttctttggACACCTCCCCAAGAGCGTATCTGTCCTTCTGGCATGTActttctgtctcccttcacaCCTCCATGGCCTTTCATGTTCTGTGTCTGCAAAACTCATTTCCACCATGTACATACACTCTGTGTGgcttccttcccttctgctggTTTAATCTGGAAGAAGTAACCTCACTGCCACTCCTTGAGTTTAATGAAACCTAGCTCTGTACATCTGCTACCACTCTTTATTCAGAAAGCCTTTCCTTCTCACATTCCTACAGCCCAGCAAGTATTTCCTTTGGCACGGAATCCATTTCTCTGACTCCTTCTTCCTTTAACATgtctcttcttttgaaatctgtatCACCTCGTGAGTTCTCCATGTTCATCTATGAACTTTAATGTATTATCATTGTTCTGTTCTCCTATTTCTTCAGCTTCTGAGGAGGATCTATTCATCTCAGGACAAGATTGTCCTGAGTTGTCTGAGCATCCAACACCTGCTGACcacaatctttctttttttttaaagagcatctGGGATAAGATTTTTAAAGGTTACTCCCAACAGTGGAAATTAGATGTCTTTTCAGTAAATGAAGTAAGAAGTTTGTAAACTAACAGCATTACAAGGTTGTTACCTTTTTTTCATACAAGTGTAGTTTTAGAGATGCCAAAGATATATAAAACCAGTTCCATCTTACCTTTGACGTGGCTTCTCCCGTCCTCCAACAGTGGTACTACTATAGTGTTGTTCATATTCCCAGGTGATCTCACAGCTGTATAGACAACAGGTACCGACTGTACTACCACTGGTATACGGTGCACATGACTCATTTTGTTGGACTGTAAGTTCATGGGACTTGAAGGTGGTACTGGATGGATAATGTGCAAAAACTGCTGGCCTCCAACACCAGATGCAGAGGCCACAAGAGGACCTGGAGTTAATACTGATGGTACAGATGCCGCTGAAGATACAGATGTTATTACTGTGGGTGATGAAGCTGGCCGACTAGAAGAAGTAGAAGTAGAAGAAGGGGAGGAGGCTGATGCTGTTATGGAAACTGGTGAAGATGAAGCTGCTGTAGGGGACGACCTGGCTTTGTTTATTGACAAGTCCACTGGTTCAGTCTGTGTTTGGAAATGGTCTGTAGACAATGAATCCTCTGGGGGGTCTGCCTTCATGTTATTTAGCAACAAGGGTACAGCTTCCATATCTGGGTAGTTGTGGACGTTTGGAGACTGTTGGGGAAggacaaaggaaaatatttttagttacATATGTGACTAAAGATTACCTACACACTCAATTGCTAACACACACTTATCATGCAATTTGGTTCTGAAAGCCACaggatttcttttcctgcttcttgtGTCAGTTCATAATTAAAAGGACAAATCATGATACAAATCACAGACATATACAGTTTGaacagactattaaaaaaaatgttctatttccttttcttggATGGTGGCAGGATTAACTATACATTATCACCCAGCTCAGAGGTTTCTCTACACTATCCAGTAGCAAAAATTTTTACATCTCCTCAGGTAACCACTATTTATACTGagagaacatttttttctaaCATCTAACCTTAATTTACATAGTTACTCTCTTGTGTCACCTCCAATGGACATGAAGAAAAACCAATCACCACTGTCTTTCTAAAAGCTTTCTGCACGCTTGAAGACTGTTCTGTCCCCCTACTTATTATCTTCTTCTAGACTAAGCAGACTTTCCTTCATCTTTTTGTTGTAAGtcagctttaaaaaagcaaaccttAGCGCTCCTTTGCTTTTTGCAGCAGTCTTTGTAATTTTGCCAACACACCTTTTCATAAGGTGGTGTCTTACCCTAAACACACTCCTCTAGTACTGAAAAGAGAGGATGTTCAATAAAAGTGTGACTTTTTGCATTTTATCTAGTTACTGATAATGACTTTGCAAATCAGCATATAACCCCACATCTGTTTGGTTACCTGTTACAGATATTAATGGCTCCAGCTATTCCATATTCTGGATTAGCCTATTAGGTTTCCTGTGACATCATTGTTACAATttcaattttttcattttatgaacATTTCTCCCAACTTCTCAAAATGATTTTATGCTTTAGACCAACTCTTTCAAAGTTGGTCTAAAGCAATGTATTCTAGACTGGTGCCATCTGCTATTTTTATAACTTTACTCCTTATTTCAAACATCAAAGTTGTTAATAGAATTTTTGAATAATACTAGGCCAAAGATAGATCCCTGAAGAAGTCTATTTGATACATCTTCCCTTTTTGACAGTACACCATTAATAACtactctttaaaaatgttttgtcaaGCAATTTTCAATAAGAACAAGGAAGAAAATACCCATCTATAACTTGGCAATAATACAAAGCACACCTTTCAGATACTCAACTAAATACTTCCATGGCCCTGAATTGCAATAATGTTCTCTATGGGCTTACCGTTAGAAGCAAATTCTGACTCTGTATTGTAGTATTTAAACCAACTTGGATAAAAAACATTTGCTGAGCTACTTCAGACCTCACTTGATACAATACAGTTCTTCCATACATAGAAGTAACAAgtaatctttttatttcttttactgtATCTGAACACCTCTAAATACATTCCCACAATCTCTAATTATAGTATTTACTAATTGACTCAAAAAAATTTAagccagaaatatttcaagtccTCTACCCTAAGCAGGCTAGCAATCAAACAACCTGTGAATTCACTTTGAGAATTTTAAAATTAGCtatgttaaatatttttattgagaaTCCTTCTGGTTTTGAGTCAGAGCCAAATTTCATCACTAAATGGAGTtctactgcaaaagaaaaacagaaacactaaCATTAAAAATTGTAATGATAACAGCCTAAGTGGCTATTATCCCTGACATGCTTAAAGACAGGATGTTCTAGTAGATCCCATCCATTCAGCTGATTCAGACTTGTTCCTTGGTCTGACATTTTCCCCCATTTGAAAAGAAGAACATCTTTGGAACAGTGAGTCTCTTGCTCTATTCATACACAAATCAACTAAAAACAAAGAGACTCCAAGTGATCTGGTCCCTAGACCCTGCTGTTCTgttgtaatacaaataataaaagcaaaaattccTTTATGCAGATAATAGGAAATGCCACTGCTAAAAAAGAACATACAGTGAAGAACAAGTCAATTTTCAAAACACATAAACCAACTAGTGACTGACAAGGTTAGGAAAATCTACTCTTCAACAATCCCTGTAATAGCCAGTGATGATTTCTTACAACTTCCTCTGAAACAATTTATCCTGGCTTTTGTCAGTCATGAGATTCTGTGTTAGACACACCATATGTGCAATGGTGAACATGAAACCATAAACATAAATGGCACAAgtagttcattttttaaatattgacaGTAGGCGACAGAAGTCTTCTACATGCAATGGGCAACATACTGGTTCTGCTTAACTAAATGGACTGGTGATAAAGTGAAGGTATACCAAAACGTTCACATGGCCAAAGGCAACATCCTGTATCTTGGAGGGCTGAGGGAACTGAGACAGATGGGATCCACTCACAGACAAGGGAGACAAGGGTGTCCTTGTGTCTCCTTGTGCACAGGGTTGGGTAAGGGTATGCCACAGGGGCATCTAGAAGTTGTACAAATTGCTGGCTCTATCCACAGGGCAGATGAATGTGCCATGGAGGAAACCCTACGTACGTTGATGAACTCCCAGACTTCTCCTGGGTGCCAGAGGCAGATTTCAGATTGACCCAACGACACCAGCCTCAGCAGCAAGGCTCATTGCTATACAAGCCGAAGGATGGATTACCTGGCAGTTGCCGTGCTCTGTTGCTCTTCAGGGGACATGTCTTGGCATCCTGAAGTGCTGCCAGGTGGTGGGAACTTGGTACACCATATGCACTCACATCAGACTGGCCAAACTGCTCCCAGAAGCCTTATGAATTCTGGGACACTTCTGAGACTGGGCACACTGACCCACATTGACCTTGAAAGCAGTCCATAAACTGAGCTCAGTCTGCCCCAAAAGCCCCACCTGCCTCTGCAGCAAGTAGTATCAGGCCTTTTATAGGAAAAGCCATGATGACCTTGCAAGGAAGGACTCCAAATTCCCTTATGTAGCTGATGCCTACTAAAAGTGCAGACGGGACAGACAAAAGCCACACAAACTACTTTTTCCATCAATAGAGTCAATAAATCTGTTCTGGTGGGAGCTGTCACAACTGGTTAGACTTTAGGTCTCCCTCAGAAAAACTCTCTGAGGCATCCTGATCTCGTTCCAGAGATGCCAATTGCACAAAAGTGGCACAATGTGCCCTCCTTGGGGCAGCTCTGTGGATACAGACAATGCGAGCCTCAGCTTCCCCCTTCAAATATCTTTCCCCTTGCCACTGTGCAGCTGCCTAAGCTACTAAGCTTTAAAGATTTGCGTCCATTGCAGCAATGTTCTGGACATCTTTTTAAGAATCTTCTTGCCATTCTACTCCTTTCTGCATCTTTGAGACAAAGCACAGATCATTTATCACCACAGTCTTAcagatattttttttaagttgcactAAGACCAGGCCTCCGTTTTACTGTAGTAATTACTCCAAGTCttttgaaaaaacaagaaaaaaaagaaaaaagtatcatGTAACAACTGTCCATCACGCAAACCACTCTTTAAACAGCCCTTCTATAACTACTGTTGTATCTTACAATCCTCATATTGTACCTACCTTACAGTAGGTACCCTCTTCCTGTTCAGAGTTTCTGGAGAGGTCTCCATATATGACTGCAGCCTCCATGTACTATGGTGAATATAATCGCTATTATTCCTTCAGTCCTCAGTACTGAAACTAAGCTTGAAAACTTAACAAATCCTTCATGAATTTCTCCAAACAGGATCAAAATTGGTCCGTTCTATGCCCTCTTTCCCCTGTTAAAATTCTCAGAGTAAGCATGACCTTACTTTGGCAAATTCAGACTACCTGTCACTGCTTTCAGTCAACATAAAAGACAGCAGGATCCATATCCAAAACGGTTTGTGCATCCTGAACCTAAGATAAAAACTACACAAAGAAGTGTTATATTTTGTTC from Apteryx mantelli isolate bAptMan1 chromosome 1, bAptMan1.hap1, whole genome shotgun sequence includes:
- the KLF12 gene encoding Krueppel-like factor 12 isoform X4; the encoded protein is MKRKAIKDISALENRMLMLDGMPAVRVKTELLESEQGSPNVHNYPDMEAVPLLLNNMKADPPEDSLSTDHFQTQTEPVDLSINKARSSPTAASSSPVSITASASSPSSTSTSSSRPASSPTVITSVSSAASVPSVLTPGPLVASASGVGGQQFLHIIHPVPPSSPMNLQSNKMSHVHRIPVVVQSVPVVYTAVRSPGNMNNTIVVPLLEDGRSHVKAQMDTRGLSPRQIKSDSDDDDLPNVTLDSVNETGSTALSIARAVQEESMWGCARSAVNPFRFFNSSSISPFSIESTRRQRRSESPDSRKRRIHRCDFEGCNKVYTKSSHLKAHRRTHTEFSSQCFF